One segment of candidate division WOR-3 bacterium DNA contains the following:
- a CDS encoding BamA/TamA family outer membrane protein, translating into MEAGESYELDRKWRVLSLSLEGKFLPKGLSVGFKVGDTIDITQLRQGCDKLREILYTNGFFWAEVEVETTIDSLGMVVKYIVKPNQKAKIGGWKLIGNDGLLESQLLSVLPKKGNGFNYAVLTEGVNRLLSKYADFSFPFAEVRFIGLRESGGQVFPSFNIYEGPKVKIGFITFSGTKEESERYRLLLTRQSGFRGAVYYTPRQVKLWRENLEKGGWISVDSHEIVTRDSQYGVRFWISETQSGEVFGVVGYAPESRMLFGVVKVEVFNLFSSGRRLKGEWYSASEEVGYHLEYTEPWILGTPLSLSVAIKHNVFDTIFSQTRFSLIGKLVRNGGGVVIGTGFDRTLSQNPKQRLWIRAGFVFDTYDQVLNPRKGINLRVETATGTQSGQNGGSGMVGWVEVDGAWVVSLTKKLTLMNNLSLRGIFSDVFLDQLDLFRVGGMENVRGYRENSFSADQLGWWNCELRYHFAQNSRLHIFIDNCIFSQYGIKDRNWISAYGVGGRFLSRLGIVGIDYAVPLKESPSRGKIHLSLQTKF; encoded by the coding sequence GTGAGAGTTATGAATTAGATAGGAAATGGCGGGTTTTATCACTTTCCTTAGAAGGAAAATTTTTACCCAAAGGGCTTTCTGTGGGCTTTAAGGTTGGTGATACGATAGACATTACTCAGCTCCGTCAGGGATGTGACAAACTCAGGGAGATATTATATACTAACGGTTTTTTCTGGGCTGAAGTCGAGGTGGAGACCACCATTGATTCCTTAGGTATGGTGGTAAAATACATAGTGAAGCCGAATCAGAAGGCTAAAATTGGTGGTTGGAAATTGATAGGCAATGACGGTCTGCTTGAGTCCCAGTTATTATCAGTTCTGCCTAAAAAGGGGAATGGGTTTAATTACGCAGTGTTGACTGAAGGGGTAAATAGACTTCTTAGTAAATATGCCGATTTTAGTTTTCCATTTGCTGAGGTTCGTTTCATTGGATTACGAGAAAGTGGAGGGCAGGTTTTTCCCTCTTTTAATATCTATGAGGGGCCAAAGGTTAAAATTGGTTTTATTACTTTTTCAGGGACAAAGGAAGAAAGTGAAAGGTATCGGTTACTGTTAACCCGTCAGAGTGGTTTCCGAGGAGCGGTTTACTACACACCGAGACAGGTGAAGCTGTGGCGGGAAAATCTGGAAAAAGGTGGGTGGATAAGTGTTGACAGCCACGAGATAGTAACGAGGGATTCTCAATATGGAGTTAGATTCTGGATTTCGGAAACTCAGTCGGGGGAAGTTTTTGGTGTTGTTGGTTATGCACCTGAAAGCCGGATGCTTTTTGGAGTGGTAAAGGTAGAGGTTTTTAATCTATTTAGTAGTGGTAGAAGGCTGAAAGGTGAGTGGTATTCCGCAAGTGAAGAGGTTGGTTATCACTTGGAATATACTGAACCATGGATACTCGGGACACCGCTCAGTCTAAGCGTAGCGATTAAGCACAATGTTTTTGATACCATATTTTCTCAGACGAGATTTTCTTTAATAGGGAAGTTAGTCAGGAATGGAGGGGGGGTAGTTATTGGGACAGGTTTTGACCGCACTCTTAGCCAAAATCCTAAGCAAAGATTATGGATCCGAGCCGGTTTTGTTTTTGATACCTATGACCAAGTGTTAAATCCGCGGAAAGGTATTAATCTTAGAGTAGAGACAGCCACCGGCACACAGAGCGGGCAAAATGGTGGTTCAGGAATGGTGGGTTGGGTGGAAGTCGATGGTGCGTGGGTGGTTTCTCTTACGAAGAAGCTCACCCTTATGAACAATTTATCCCTCCGTGGGATTTTTTCAGATGTTTTTTTGGACCAGTTAGACCTCTTCCGCGTGGGAGGAATGGAGAATGTCCGGGGTTATCGGGAAAATAGTTTTTCCGCAGACCAATTGGGGTGGTGGAATTGTGAACTGCGCTACCACTTCGCCCAAAATTCGCGCCTCCATATTTTCATTGATAACTGTATTTTTTCCCAATATGGGATTAAAGATAGGAACTGGATATCCGCCTACGGTGTCGGCGGTAGGTTTTTATCCAGATTGGGGATTGTTGGCATTGATTATGCGGTGCCTCTTAAGGAA